A single genomic interval of Shewanella halotolerans harbors:
- a CDS encoding DUF4136 domain-containing protein translates to MNSLRLLILTIAALLLGACASKPTTDYDTQYDFDSLKRFTLQRPANIGDPLSTERIDSAIVDSLTQRGYSQVAEQSQFMVTYGFKVVDKPKSSGLSIGLGTGSWGSSGGVGVGTSVGVPLGSDRAKMQIIQIDIVDSASNKLIWRGSDKFDYDDGGEKKAKETRETVNKILSQFPPKAQ, encoded by the coding sequence ATGAACTCACTACGCCTGCTCATCCTCACAATCGCCGCCTTGCTACTGGGCGCCTGCGCCAGCAAACCCACCACAGATTACGATACTCAGTACGATTTTGATTCGCTCAAGCGATTTACCCTGCAGAGACCGGCCAATATCGGCGACCCCCTCAGCACTGAGCGGATCGATAGTGCTATCGTCGACAGCCTGACACAGCGCGGATACAGTCAGGTCGCCGAACAGTCCCAGTTTATGGTGACCTATGGCTTTAAGGTGGTGGACAAGCCCAAGAGCTCAGGCCTCTCAATCGGCCTAGGCACAGGGAGCTGGGGCAGCTCTGGCGGCGTCGGTGTGGGCACCAGCGTCGGCGTGCCTCTGGGTAGCGACAGGGCCAAGATGCAAATCATCCAGATAGATATCGTCGACAGCGCCAGCAACAAGCTGATCTGGCGCGGCAGCGATAAGTTTGATTACGATGACGGCGGCGAGAAGAAGGCCAAAGAGACCCGGGAAACCGTGAACAAAATTCTCTCTCAGTTTCCCCCTAAGGCCCAATAA
- a CDS encoding AAA family ATPase — protein sequence MQDIRDLTAVLRSNTPIVVIETYEEYRVIELLKRVSTILYQPLFTWSITQGLTRADVKMGTQKFNTDPTEILGQIKSSSQQGIYVLCDFHPFVDNAPKNVRLLKEIALEYEALKHTIVLVSHAFDIPPEIKRYCAHFSISLPDTAQLQNLIYEQIDRARADGLLQSVDEDAVLKLAENLRGLTFDDARRLAHKAIVDDGAITHSDVDRINQGKFKLLDMEGVLQFEYDTSDFSQVAGLHNLKKWLSQRSPASSAEGRVDHPKGILLLGVQGSGKSLAAKAVAGMWQRPLLRLDMSALYNKYIGETEKNLRNALALADLMAPCVLWIDEIEKGLSSGSSDDGTSKRILGALLTWMAERKSEVFLVATANDISALPPELMRKGRMDEIFFVDLPDDSVRQAIFLIHLQRRQLDPLNFDLAKLSQASQGFSGAEIEQAIISARYTARALEQSVSQQLLLGELMKTRPLSVVMREKLAALRDWAKGRTVNAHQ from the coding sequence ATGCAAGATATCAGGGACCTCACCGCCGTCCTGCGCTCAAACACCCCCATAGTGGTGATCGAAACCTATGAAGAGTACCGGGTAATTGAGCTGCTAAAGCGGGTGTCGACCATCTTGTATCAGCCGCTATTCACCTGGAGTATCACTCAAGGCCTTACCCGCGCCGATGTGAAGATGGGGACCCAGAAGTTCAACACAGATCCCACCGAGATCCTGGGGCAGATTAAGTCTAGCAGTCAGCAGGGGATCTATGTGTTGTGTGACTTTCATCCCTTCGTCGACAACGCCCCCAAGAATGTGCGCCTGCTCAAGGAGATCGCGCTGGAGTATGAGGCGCTGAAACATACCATAGTCCTGGTGAGTCATGCCTTCGATATTCCGCCCGAGATAAAACGCTACTGCGCCCATTTCTCCATCTCGCTGCCAGATACCGCGCAGCTGCAGAACCTCATCTATGAGCAGATAGACAGGGCCCGTGCCGATGGCTTGCTGCAGAGCGTCGATGAAGATGCGGTGCTCAAGCTGGCGGAGAACCTCAGGGGGCTGACCTTCGACGATGCCCGCCGCCTGGCCCACAAGGCGATAGTGGACGACGGGGCGATCACCCACTCGGACGTGGACAGGATCAACCAGGGCAAGTTTAAGCTGCTGGATATGGAAGGGGTATTACAGTTCGAATATGACACCAGCGACTTCTCTCAGGTGGCTGGCTTGCATAACCTGAAGAAATGGCTGTCTCAGCGTAGCCCTGCATCGAGTGCTGAGGGTCGGGTCGATCATCCCAAAGGGATTCTGCTGCTGGGGGTACAGGGCAGCGGCAAGAGCCTGGCGGCCAAGGCGGTGGCGGGCATGTGGCAGCGGCCCCTGCTGCGTCTGGATATGTCGGCGCTGTATAACAAGTATATCGGCGAGACAGAGAAGAATCTGCGCAACGCCCTGGCACTGGCCGACCTCATGGCCCCCTGTGTCTTGTGGATAGACGAGATAGAGAAGGGGCTCAGCAGCGGCAGCAGCGATGATGGCACCTCTAAGCGGATACTCGGCGCGCTGCTCACCTGGATGGCCGAGCGTAAATCTGAGGTGTTTCTGGTGGCCACAGCCAACGATATCAGCGCCTTGCCACCGGAGCTGATGCGTAAGGGCAGGATGGATGAGATCTTCTTTGTGGATCTGCCAGACGACAGCGTGCGCCAGGCGATCTTCCTGATCCATCTGCAGCGTCGTCAGTTGGACCCGCTTAACTTTGATCTGGCCAAGCTGTCACAGGCCAGTCAGGGGTTTTCCGGCGCCGAGATAGAGCAGGCGATCATCTCGGCCCGTTACACGGCGCGGGCGCTGGAGCAGAGCGTGTCACAGCAGCTGCTGTTGGGTGAGTTGATGAAGACGCGGCCCCTGTCCGTGGTGATGCGGGAAAAGCTGGCCGCGCTGCGTGATTGGGCAAAGGGGCGTACGGTCAACGCCCATCAATAG
- a CDS encoding DUF1289 domain-containing protein, translating into MEQLEFFEIPSPCIGVCQTDARGYCKGCLRSREERFNWLNFSDAQKNEVIRLCKQRHRRRRLALLKAKKTAILEERAAATQSLDFDID; encoded by the coding sequence ATGGAACAGTTAGAGTTTTTCGAGATCCCCAGTCCCTGTATCGGTGTCTGTCAGACAGACGCCAGGGGCTATTGCAAGGGCTGCCTGCGTAGCAGAGAGGAGCGCTTCAACTGGCTGAACTTCTCTGACGCCCAGAAAAATGAGGTGATCCGCCTGTGTAAGCAGCGCCATCGCCGTCGTCGTCTGGCCCTGTTGAAGGCGAAGAAGACGGCTATCCTGGAGGAGCGCGCCGCCGCGACCCAATCGCTGGACTTCGACATCGATTGA
- a CDS encoding methyl-accepting chemotaxis protein produces MFGFNRKKALIPQDKDYQALCDDSQMLRAIRQSAPFIEFTIEGKILSANQQFLSAIGYRLEEIQGQHHRLLCSPSLASSAAYRTFWQNLARGEANHGTFQRQHKDGSPIWIEATYVPVADDTGRITKVVKIASDVTQEKQQAERQEAIFDALNKSLAYIEFTPQGEIINANANFCSAMGYSLEQLKGQHHRLFCTEAFMRQHPDFWADLAKGRFQSGLFERVTRHGQAIWLEATYNPVFDDTGRVVRVVKLASDITPRILHQQAVQEASQLAHQSAVETVEITGQGASTLSTATSLANEIDGAVADATRLMGELAQQSQQISQIVHTIAKVADQTNLLALNAAIEAARAGEQGRGFAVVADEVRNLAANTSNATQDIERIVARNSELTQVSEQGMQSIQQKVSLSNQQLAATQALIDEIRRGAQQVADTVNGLVSKD; encoded by the coding sequence ATGTTTGGTTTTAATCGAAAAAAAGCGCTAATCCCACAGGATAAGGACTATCAGGCCCTGTGTGACGATAGTCAGATGCTTAGGGCGATTCGCCAGAGCGCGCCTTTTATCGAGTTCACCATAGAGGGGAAAATATTATCGGCCAATCAGCAGTTTCTCTCCGCCATCGGCTATAGACTCGAAGAGATACAGGGTCAACACCATAGGCTGCTCTGCAGCCCGTCACTGGCAAGCAGCGCCGCCTATCGCACCTTCTGGCAAAACCTCGCCAGGGGCGAGGCCAATCACGGCACCTTTCAGCGCCAACACAAGGATGGCTCACCAATCTGGATAGAGGCCACCTATGTGCCGGTTGCCGACGACACGGGGCGCATCACTAAGGTGGTCAAGATCGCCAGCGACGTTACCCAGGAGAAACAGCAGGCAGAGCGACAAGAAGCGATATTCGATGCCTTAAATAAGTCTCTTGCTTATATCGAGTTTACCCCGCAAGGGGAGATCATCAACGCCAACGCCAACTTTTGTAGCGCCATGGGCTACTCGCTCGAGCAATTAAAGGGGCAACACCACCGCCTCTTCTGCACCGAGGCCTTCATGCGCCAGCACCCCGACTTCTGGGCCGATCTCGCCAAGGGGCGTTTTCAGTCCGGCCTGTTTGAGCGCGTCACCAGACATGGGCAAGCCATCTGGTTAGAGGCCACCTATAACCCGGTATTCGATGATACAGGCCGGGTCGTGCGGGTAGTGAAACTGGCCAGCGACATAACCCCGCGCATCTTGCATCAGCAAGCGGTACAGGAGGCGTCACAACTCGCACACCAAAGCGCAGTAGAAACCGTAGAGATCACCGGCCAGGGGGCGAGCACCCTGAGCACCGCCACCAGCCTGGCCAATGAGATCGATGGTGCGGTAGCCGATGCCACAAGGCTGATGGGCGAACTGGCGCAGCAGTCGCAGCAGATCAGCCAGATAGTGCACACTATCGCCAAGGTAGCGGATCAGACTAACCTGCTGGCGCTGAACGCCGCCATCGAGGCGGCCCGCGCCGGCGAACAGGGCCGTGGTTTCGCCGTAGTTGCTGACGAGGTACGTAACCTAGCGGCCAACACCTCCAATGCCACCCAGGATATCGAGCGCATCGTCGCCCGCAACAGCGAGCTGACCCAAGTGTCTGAGCAGGGGATGCAATCGATTCAGCAGAAGGTCTCCCTCTCCAATCAACAGCTGGCGGCCACCCAGGCGTTGATCGACGAGATCCGCCGCGGGGCGCAGCAGGTAGCAGATACGGTCAATGGCCTGGTCAGCAAAGACTAA